Proteins from a single region of Anaerolineae bacterium:
- a CDS encoding UDP-glucose--hexose-1-phosphate uridylyltransferase — translation MEPFNLNDHPHRRFNPLTREWVLVSPHRTKRPWQGQVERVPDEQRPAYDPNCYLCPGNSRAGGVRNPPYTSTFVFTNDFSALLPDIPFGELNQKGLLIARSERGTCRVICFSPRHDLTLPEMEEPDIRRVVDVWADEYLRLGAEPWINYVQIFENKGEMMGCSNPHPHGQIWANETVPVEPSKETAALQDYRAEHRSCLLCNYLTLEEEVNERLVCANEHFVALVPFWANWPFETMLIPWRHVPSLDQLTDAERDGLANLIRRLTTRYDNLFEISFPYSMGFHQQPTDGQAHPEWHLHAHYYPPLLRSATVRKFMVGYEMLANPQRDITPEASAARLREQSEVHFKQQRAKMP, via the coding sequence ATGGAACCCTTCAACCTTAATGACCATCCTCATCGCCGTTTTAACCCGTTAACGCGGGAGTGGGTGCTGGTGTCGCCTCACCGGACGAAACGCCCTTGGCAAGGCCAAGTGGAGCGCGTGCCGGATGAGCAACGCCCGGCCTATGACCCCAACTGCTATTTGTGTCCTGGCAACAGTCGGGCTGGCGGCGTGCGCAATCCGCCATATACCAGCACTTTCGTCTTCACTAACGATTTCTCCGCGCTCTTGCCCGACATCCCGTTCGGCGAACTCAACCAGAAAGGGCTGCTGATCGCCCGCAGCGAGCGCGGCACCTGCCGGGTGATCTGTTTTTCCCCTCGGCATGACCTGACCTTGCCAGAGATGGAAGAGCCAGACATCCGCCGCGTGGTAGACGTGTGGGCCGACGAATACCTGCGTCTAGGCGCCGAGCCATGGATCAACTACGTTCAGATCTTCGAAAACAAAGGCGAGATGATGGGGTGCAGCAACCCGCATCCCCACGGTCAGATCTGGGCCAACGAGACAGTGCCAGTAGAGCCCAGCAAGGAGACCGCAGCGTTGCAAGACTATCGCGCTGAGCACAGAAGCTGCCTGCTGTGCAATTACCTGACGCTAGAGGAAGAGGTAAACGAGCGATTGGTGTGCGCCAACGAGCATTTCGTCGCCCTGGTGCCATTTTGGGCCAACTGGCCGTTCGAGACAATGCTAATCCCCTGGCGACACGTCCCCTCGCTGGACCAACTGACCGACGCAGAGCGTGACGGGCTGGCCAACCTCATCCGCCGGCTTACCACCCGCTACGACAATCTGTTCGAGATCTCGTTCCCGTACAGCATGGGATTCCATCAACAGCCCACCGATGGCCAGGCGCACCCAGAGTGGCATCTGCATGCCCATTACTATCCTCCGCTGTTGCGTTCGGCTACTGTGCGCAAGTTCATGGTCGGGTACGAGATGTTGGCCAATCCCCAGCGAGATATCACGCCTGAGGCCAGCGCCGCCCGTCTGCGCGAACAATCCGAGGTTCATTTCAAGCAGCAAAGGGCGAAGATGCCTTGA
- a CDS encoding nucleotidyltransferase domain-containing protein: protein MTEVTPEQMIIYREGARRRRLRERQKLARRQERALALARRAAALLREDFGAKRVVLFGSLVRGGVFDLRSDVDLAVWGLDERKYLRALARLLDLDPTIEIDLVIAENASPTFLATIEQEGIPL, encoded by the coding sequence ATGACGGAAGTGACACCCGAGCAGATGATCATCTATCGAGAGGGTGCCCGCCGGCGCCGGCTTCGGGAACGGCAGAAGCTAGCCAGGCGGCAAGAGCGTGCGCTGGCATTGGCGCGCCGGGCAGCCGCGTTGCTTCGAGAGGACTTCGGAGCCAAGCGGGTGGTGCTCTTCGGCTCCCTAGTGCGGGGAGGGGTCTTTGACCTCCGTTCCGATGTGGATCTGGCCGTATGGGGATTGGATGAGAGGAAGTACTTGCGCGCTCTCGCGCGCTTATTGGACCTGGACCCGACGATCGAGATAGATCTGGTTATAGCTGAGAATGCTTCACCGACCTTCTTGGCAACTATTGAGCAGGAGGGTATACCCCTATGA
- the mutS gene encoding DNA mismatch repair protein MutS, with protein sequence MSKVTPMLRQYREIKARFPDALVMFRLGDFYELFGEDAQIAARELELVLTSRSFSKETRLPMCGVPHHTVTSYIARLIERGYKIALVEQLEDARRVKRLVQRDVVRVITPGTVVEEALLREKADNYLAAVTHEARRQEAYGLAALDLSTGEFVTTQLNGDDAWGILLEELTRLGPAEIVLPATLATDERFSTPMQALGPARLSPLSDERCTPEAGRQALLEHFGVASLEAYGCDDLPLAQAAAGAIIAYLRTSQLGDVPVTGLLSGGTGLAHITTLRTYRPGEHMTLDAVTRRNLELLTSLRDGSPRGTLFSVLDQTQTAMGARLLRRWITQPLLDVKRIRERLDAVEALVSDGLLRHDLRVLLDGLYDVERLAGRIGFGSANARDLVALRRAIERLPAIRRHLERVEAPRLRALYDQLDELQDIARLIGEAIVDRPPILVREGGLIRRGFNADLDSLHRRAEEGESWLAELEARERERTGIKTLRVRYNEVFGFFIEVPRSRANSVPADYERKATITHAERFVTPALKAREADILITRDRIKELEYDLFIQVREAVAAHTARLIRSARVLAELDVLAALAEVAARNGYVKPVVDEARVIEIREGRHPVVEHLLPDGERFVPNDLHLDDEQRMIVLTGPNMSGKSVYIRQNALIVLMAQIGSFVPAASARIGLVDRIFVRAGATDDIAQGRSTFLVEMAETAAILRHATPRSLIILDEVGRGTSTYDGMSIAWAVAEEIHNALGAHCLFATHYHELTALADHLPAARNYSMAVAERGDRVVFLRRVVPGGVARSFGIHVARLAGLPVHVVERAAEVLANLEGKKSTKGERVKEETQGREDTKGIGVTEAIGQERAIREAAAPYLVASEASLSLPYPFIALLSHGLGASVPLETIAAVLSDLCQADIANLTPVQALVLLNELQRRLRGHNEVSRP encoded by the coding sequence ATGTCCAAAGTCACCCCCATGCTGCGTCAGTACCGGGAGATCAAGGCTCGTTTCCCGGACGCGCTGGTGATGTTTCGCCTGGGCGACTTCTACGAACTGTTCGGTGAGGACGCCCAAATCGCTGCCCGCGAGCTAGAGCTGGTCCTCACTTCTCGCTCCTTCTCCAAGGAGACGCGCCTGCCTATGTGCGGCGTCCCCCACCACACCGTGACCAGCTATATCGCCCGTTTAATCGAGCGCGGTTACAAGATCGCCCTAGTGGAGCAATTAGAGGACGCCCGCCGGGTAAAGCGCTTGGTCCAGCGAGACGTGGTGCGCGTGATCACCCCTGGCACCGTGGTCGAGGAGGCGCTGTTGCGCGAGAAGGCCGACAACTACTTGGCCGCGGTGACCCATGAAGCGCGCCGCCAGGAGGCCTATGGGCTGGCCGCGCTCGATCTCTCCACGGGCGAGTTCGTGACCACCCAGCTCAACGGCGACGACGCCTGGGGGATACTGCTGGAAGAGCTGACGCGCCTGGGACCTGCTGAGATCGTCTTGCCGGCCACGCTGGCTACAGACGAGCGGTTCTCCACCCCCATGCAGGCGCTGGGGCCGGCCCGCCTCTCGCCGCTGTCCGATGAGCGCTGCACGCCCGAGGCTGGCCGCCAGGCCCTGCTTGAGCATTTCGGCGTTGCCTCGCTAGAGGCTTATGGCTGCGACGATCTGCCACTAGCTCAGGCGGCCGCGGGCGCTATTATCGCCTACCTGCGGACCAGCCAGTTGGGAGACGTGCCGGTCACCGGCCTTCTCTCCGGTGGCACGGGCCTGGCCCATATCACCACCCTGCGCACCTATCGCCCCGGCGAGCACATGACGCTGGACGCCGTTACTCGCCGCAACCTAGAGCTGTTGACCTCCCTGCGCGATGGGTCGCCGCGCGGCACCCTCTTCAGCGTGCTTGATCAAACACAGACCGCAATGGGTGCTCGCCTACTACGCCGCTGGATCACACAGCCGCTGCTAGATGTCAAGCGCATTCGGGAACGGCTGGACGCGGTAGAGGCCCTAGTGAGCGATGGATTGCTCCGCCACGATCTGCGCGTCCTACTCGATGGCCTGTACGACGTCGAACGGCTGGCTGGACGCATCGGCTTTGGCTCGGCCAACGCGCGCGATCTGGTTGCGCTTCGCCGGGCTATCGAGCGACTGCCGGCCATTCGCCGTCATCTAGAGCGGGTTGAAGCTCCTCGTCTGCGCGCGCTGTATGACCAGCTAGACGAGCTACAAGATATCGCTCGGCTGATCGGCGAGGCCATCGTAGATCGTCCTCCCATCTTGGTGCGAGAGGGAGGTCTCATCCGTCGCGGCTTCAATGCCGACCTGGACTCGCTGCACCGACGCGCTGAGGAAGGCGAGTCCTGGCTGGCGGAGTTGGAGGCAAGGGAGCGCGAACGGACCGGGATCAAGACGCTGCGCGTTCGCTACAATGAGGTGTTCGGCTTCTTCATCGAGGTGCCACGTAGCCGGGCCAACTCCGTGCCGGCCGATTACGAACGCAAAGCCACTATCACCCACGCTGAGCGGTTTGTCACGCCCGCGCTCAAAGCGCGAGAGGCGGACATCTTGATTACGCGCGATCGCATCAAGGAACTAGAATACGATCTGTTCATCCAGGTGCGCGAGGCTGTCGCCGCGCACACCGCTCGGCTTATCCGCTCGGCCCGCGTCCTGGCCGAGCTCGATGTCCTGGCTGCGCTAGCTGAGGTCGCCGCCCGTAATGGTTATGTCAAGCCAGTGGTAGATGAGGCGCGGGTCATCGAGATCCGGGAAGGACGCCATCCGGTGGTCGAGCACCTCTTACCCGACGGCGAGCGCTTCGTCCCCAACGATTTGCACTTAGATGACGAACAGCGAATGATCGTCCTCACCGGCCCCAACATGTCCGGAAAATCCGTTTACATTCGCCAGAACGCTCTCATCGTTCTGATGGCGCAGATTGGCTCCTTCGTGCCGGCGGCCAGCGCGCGCATCGGCTTGGTAGATCGTATTTTCGTACGCGCCGGAGCCACTGACGATATCGCCCAAGGCCGTTCGACCTTTCTGGTGGAGATGGCAGAGACGGCGGCCATCCTGCGCCACGCCACGCCGCGTTCGCTGATCATCTTAGATGAAGTGGGGCGCGGCACGTCCACGTACGACGGCATGAGCATCGCCTGGGCCGTGGCCGAGGAGATCCACAACGCGCTAGGCGCCCACTGCCTCTTCGCCACCCATTACCACGAGCTCACCGCGTTGGCCGATCACCTGCCTGCCGCGCGCAATTACAGCATGGCTGTGGCCGAGCGGGGGGATCGTGTCGTCTTTCTGCGGCGCGTGGTACCAGGCGGGGTAGCGCGGTCGTTTGGCATCCATGTAGCGCGGCTGGCCGGGCTGCCCGTGCATGTGGTCGAACGGGCCGCAGAGGTGCTGGCGAACCTTGAAGGCAAAAAATCAACGAAAGGTGAGAGAGTAAAGGAAGAAACGCAAGGACGCGAAGACACAAAGGGCATAGGTGTGACGGAAGCGATAGGCCAGGAAAGAGCGATTCGAGAAGCTGCCGCGCCTTATCTGGTCGCGTCCGAAGCCTCTCTCTCGCTTCCGTATCCTTTCATCGCCTTATTGTCTCATGGCCTTGGCGCCTCTGTGCCACTGGAGACCATCGCAGCCGTCCTGAGCGACCTGTGCCAGGCCGACATCGCCAATCTGACGCCGGTGCAGGCGCTGGTGCTGCTGAACGAGCTGCAACGACGTCTGCGCGGTCACAACGAGGTTTCTCGGCCATGA
- a CDS encoding DUF3054 domain-containing protein, translating into MKRFVLSILLIGDALALLLFAYLGRRAHGLIDETWPAIGVLITAAEFTLPWVIVAWLLGAYPRGEVLSWSALLGRALNAWLIAAPLGVLARAGVLGQAVIPVSFLIAALGFGGVILLSWRMAFALIWRMMTSPRAQEQP; encoded by the coding sequence GTGAAGCGGTTTGTTTTATCCATCCTGCTCATAGGCGATGCGCTTGCGCTGCTCCTCTTCGCCTATCTCGGCCGGCGGGCGCACGGACTAATCGATGAGACATGGCCGGCAATCGGCGTCTTGATCACTGCGGCTGAGTTCACGCTACCATGGGTTATCGTTGCGTGGCTGCTGGGCGCATACCCGCGCGGCGAAGTGCTGTCCTGGAGCGCGCTCCTTGGGCGCGCACTTAACGCCTGGCTGATCGCTGCACCATTGGGGGTGCTGGCGCGCGCTGGGGTCCTGGGGCAGGCGGTCATCCCCGTCTCGTTTCTCATTGCCGCGCTGGGCTTCGGCGGGGTGATTCTGCTCAGCTGGCGTATGGCGTTCGCGCTGATCTGGCGGATGATGACCTCGCCGAGGGCTCAAGAGCAGCCATGA
- a CDS encoding ThuA domain-containing protein, with the protein MTKKSALFVWGGWEGHEPKQCVDIFAPWLRDQGYEVEIADTLDVYLNQEKMKSLSLIVQVWTMGTITREQEQGLLDAIASGVGFAGWHGGMADSFRNSTDYQFMVGGQWVAHPGGIIDYEVHIVKPEDPIVAGLKDFKMHSEQYYMHVDPSNEVLATTTFSGEYVPWIAGVVMPVVWKRRWGQGRVFYCSLGHVAKDFDVIEARTIVQRGMLWASR; encoded by the coding sequence ATGACGAAGAAATCCGCGCTATTCGTCTGGGGCGGTTGGGAAGGCCACGAGCCCAAGCAGTGCGTGGACATCTTCGCCCCTTGGCTACGTGATCAGGGCTACGAGGTGGAGATCGCGGACACGCTGGACGTCTACCTCAATCAGGAAAAGATGAAGTCTTTGAGCTTGATCGTCCAGGTATGGACAATGGGAACGATCACCCGCGAGCAGGAGCAGGGGCTGTTGGACGCGATCGCTAGCGGGGTGGGGTTTGCTGGTTGGCACGGTGGCATGGCGGACTCGTTCCGCAACAGCACTGATTACCAGTTCATGGTCGGCGGCCAGTGGGTAGCCCATCCCGGCGGCATCATTGACTACGAGGTCCACATCGTCAAACCCGAGGACCCGATCGTAGCTGGGCTGAAGGATTTCAAAATGCACTCCGAACAGTACTACATGCACGTGGACCCGTCCAACGAGGTGCTGGCGACGACCACGTTCAGCGGCGAATATGTCCCCTGGATCGCCGGCGTCGTCATGCCGGTGGTCTGGAAGCGCCGGTGGGGCCAAGGGCGGGTGTTTTACTGCTCGCTCGGCCATGTGGCGAAGGATTTCGACGTGATCGAGGCGCGCACCATTGTGCAGCGCGGCATGCTCTGGGCCAGCCGTTAG